The following DNA comes from Candidatus Methanoperedens sp..
CTTACTATTAATATAAAATTATTTAAAATATAAGTAATTACCACAATGCGTAGATATCTACTAAAAGTTTTTGAATTGTTAATAGTGAAATACTGAAAAGTCCAATTTTTTTGCAGATAATACACAAGCAATAACGCAAAAATGAACGATATTACATTAGAAACAAGGTAATAAAGATTAAAACTGTGTATCAAGAAAGCATATACTAAAAAATCAGTTGCCGCACCCAACACGCCTACTGTACAATATTTTAATATATTCTTTGGCAAAAAATCTATCATAAAATGCTCTATAATTTGAATCACAAAGTTTATAAATTACTTTGGTAACATAATTAAACCTATACATAAATTTATAGTTTTTAAAGGGACGTTGAATGGAAAATATTTAATTTTTTTAAAATAAAAAAATTTCTTTAGTTCAATGAATATTTCATCGGGTAAATTTATGTGCTCTGACTTAATCACCCAATCATAACTTTGTTTGAAGTGTTTTTCAAATATTCTACGAGCAGATATATTTCTAGCAAAGCTATATAAAAAACCTCCTTCTACGGGTATCAATGCACAGAATTGTGCATTTCCGTTTTTCTTCATAACTCGATTTACTTCCTGTATCGCAGAAGGTAAATCTGGTAAATGCTCCAATACATGTATTGCTAAAACTCGGTCAAAATAATCACTCTTAAATGGAAGATTTTGGGCATCACCAATTATAACATTCACATCTGGATATTTTATCAAGATTTTTTTTGCCATGTTCCCCCTTAATTCAACACCAAAATACTCCTGAGTAGATAAGTTTTCGTAATTGATATGTTCGCCTAAACCTGACCCTATTTCTAGTGTTCTTATTTTTGTAGTATTATTTCTTTCTTGAACCGGAAATCCATGATTGAATTTTTCCACAATACCGTATTTTGCAGGTAAAACCTCATGCCAGCACTCCATAAACTCATTGCGAATTCTTTTTTGTTCAGGAGTGAATTCTGGGAGTTTTTTAGGCCATTTTTTTCGAGTGTTTTTAATCATACTAATATCCATAGGTTTTGGCCGTTCAAAAATCCATTACATGTTCTCCATTTTCTCGATAATATAGAGGGGGCGTCTCTTCACTTCCTCATAAATACGACCAATGTATTCCCCCATAATCCCGAGTGAAAGCAGCTGAATACCAGAAAAGAATGTTATCAATGCTACTGTCCATGAGAGCCCGGGTGTAAGGTCAGTATGCAATATTAATTTTTGAAAAATAAACCACATTCCCAATAGAAACCCTGCGCCAGCTATCAACGCCCCAAACAGTGAGGCCAACTGCAACGGGCGGATAGAAAAACCAACTATCCCATTAAATGCAATTCTTAAGGATCCGAGATACCTATTATAATTTGTTTTACCTGATGCCCGCTCATCCCGATCATACTCGACAAAGGTCTGCCTGAAACCCACAAAAGCAACCATACCCCGAAGAAAGCCATGCGTCTCATTAAGTTTTTTTAATTCTTCAACAACTCTTCCGTCCATCAACCGGAAATCTCCAGTGTCTTTCGGAATATTAACATCCGAAATCATATTAATGACCCGATAACCAAAATGCGATATCCACTCCTTAATAAAAGTTTCTCCTTTGCGTGATCGGCGTTTTGCATAAACAACTTTAAATCCTTCACGCCACTTCTCTAGCATTTGCTCTATTAGCTCTGGTGGATCTTGCAAATCCACATCAATAACAACACAGACATCTCCTTTACAAGAATGAATCCCTGCCATAGTCGCTGCAGGCTGACCGAACCGGCGGCTGAACATAATTAAACGGATGTTTGGATTGCGTTTGATCTCATCCTGAATTACCCGTTCGGTGTTATCTGGAGATGGATCCAAACAAAAAATAATTTCATATTGTGAATT
Coding sequences within:
- a CDS encoding class I SAM-dependent methyltransferase, with protein sequence MIKNTRKKWPKKLPEFTPEQKRIRNEFMECWHEVLPAKYGIVEKFNHGFPVQERNNTTKIRTLEIGSGLGEHINYENLSTQEYFGVELRGNMAKKILIKYPDVNVIIGDAQNLPFKSDYFDRVLAIHVLEHLPDLPSAIQEVNRVMKKNGNAQFCALIPVEGGFLYSFARNISARRIFEKHFKQSYDWVIKSEHINLPDEIFIELKKFFYFKKIKYFPFNVPLKTINLCIGLIMLPK
- a CDS encoding glycosyltransferase family 2 protein — translated: MIQPAVSIIVPVYREESNIRPFLKRTVAVMEKLNSQYEIIFCLDPSPDNTERVIQDEIKRNPNIRLIMFSRRFGQPAATMAGIHSCKGDVCVVIDVDLQDPPELIEQMLEKWREGFKVVYAKRRSRKGETFIKEWISHFGYRVINMISDVNIPKDTGDFRLMDGRVVEELKKLNETHGFLRGMVAFVGFRQTFVEYDRDERASGKTNYNRYLGSLRIAFNGIVGFSIRPLQLASLFGALIAGAGFLLGMWFIFQKLILHTDLTPGLSWTVALITFFSGIQLLSLGIMGEYIGRIYEEVKRRPLYIIEKMENM